The Streptomyces europaeiscabiei genome window below encodes:
- a CDS encoding DUF3159 domain-containing protein, with amino-acid sequence MTSLDKPTEDAQRGVQDAQGGQDGSQDSKAVTEAALFEAFGGVRGMVETVLPGLLFVSIFTINKDLHAAALAALGVSVLLVVVRLVMKDTVKHAFSGVFGVAFGVVFAMMTGNAKDFYLPGMLYTLVLGLAYIITTLAGVPLIGLMLGPVFKENLSWRKRNPGRKKAYAKASYAWGAILLAKCAILFPLYWWADTTQLGWVLIALKIPPFLLAVWLTWVFLAKAPAPIDVFAEMEAEERAAEERKAAARAGD; translated from the coding sequence GTGACGTCGCTCGACAAGCCGACGGAAGACGCCCAGCGCGGCGTCCAGGACGCACAGGGCGGACAGGACGGCTCGCAGGACTCCAAGGCGGTGACGGAGGCCGCGCTGTTCGAGGCGTTCGGTGGCGTGCGCGGCATGGTCGAGACCGTGCTCCCGGGCCTGCTCTTCGTCTCCATCTTCACGATCAACAAGGACCTGCACGCCGCGGCCCTCGCGGCCCTCGGTGTCTCCGTCCTGCTGGTCGTGGTGCGGCTCGTCATGAAGGACACCGTCAAGCACGCCTTCAGCGGTGTCTTCGGGGTCGCCTTCGGTGTGGTCTTCGCGATGATGACCGGCAACGCCAAGGACTTCTATCTGCCGGGCATGCTCTACACGCTGGTCCTCGGGCTCGCGTACATCATCACGACGCTGGCCGGCGTGCCGCTGATCGGCCTGATGCTCGGCCCGGTCTTCAAGGAGAACCTGTCCTGGCGGAAGCGGAACCCGGGCCGCAAGAAGGCGTACGCGAAGGCGAGTTACGCCTGGGGCGCGATCCTGCTCGCCAAGTGCGCGATCCTCTTCCCGCTCTACTGGTGGGCCGACACCACCCAGCTGGGCTGGGTGCTCATCGCCCTGAAGATCCCGCCGTTCCTGCTCGCGGTCTGGCTGACCTGGGTGTTCCTGGCGAAGGCGCCGGCCCCGATCGATGTGTTCGCCGAGATGGAGGCGGAAGAGCGCGCGGCGGAGGAGCGGAAGGCCGCGGCGCGGGCGGGTGACTAG
- a CDS encoding potassium channel family protein, protein MRVAIAGAGAVGRSIAGELLENGHEVLLVDKAPTAISVERVPQAEWLLADACEITSLDEAALQRCNVVIAATGDDKVNLVVSLLAKTEYGVPRVVARVNNPKNEWLFNESWGVDVAVSTPRLMSALVEEAVSVGDLVRLLRFSHGDANLVELTLPPESALAGTQVGDVEWPEDTSLVTIIRGTRVLTPTPDDSLEAGDELLFVAAQAREEQLEDLLSVRREDATS, encoded by the coding sequence ATGAGGGTCGCCATTGCCGGTGCCGGAGCGGTCGGCCGCTCGATCGCGGGCGAACTGCTGGAGAACGGCCACGAGGTCCTTCTCGTCGACAAGGCGCCGACCGCCATCTCGGTCGAGCGCGTCCCCCAGGCGGAGTGGCTGCTGGCCGACGCCTGTGAGATCACGTCCCTGGACGAGGCGGCGCTCCAGCGTTGCAACGTCGTCATCGCCGCGACCGGCGACGACAAGGTCAACCTGGTCGTCTCGCTGCTGGCGAAGACGGAGTACGGCGTTCCGCGCGTCGTCGCCCGCGTCAACAACCCCAAGAACGAGTGGCTGTTCAACGAGTCCTGGGGCGTGGACGTGGCCGTGTCGACCCCCCGGCTGATGTCGGCCCTGGTCGAGGAGGCCGTCAGCGTCGGTGACCTGGTCCGGCTCCTCCGCTTCAGCCACGGCGACGCGAACCTGGTCGAGCTGACCCTGCCGCCCGAGTCGGCCCTGGCCGGCACGCAGGTGGGCGACGTCGAGTGGCCGGAGGACACCTCCCTGGTCACGATCATCCGCGGCACCCGGGTCCTCACCCCCACTCCGGACGACTCCCTGGAGGCGGGCGACGAACTCCTCTTCGTGGCCGCCCAGGCCCGCGAGGAACAGCTGGAGGACCTCCTGTCGGTCCGCCGCGAGGACGCGACGAGCTAG
- a CDS encoding potassium channel family protein: MHIVIMGCGRVGSTLAQTLEQQGHTVAVIDQDPTAFRRLGSGFGGRRVTGVGFDRDTLREAGIEEAGAFAAVSSGDNSNIIAARVAREMFGIENVAARIYDPRRAEVYQRLGIPTVATVRWTADQMLRRLLPSGAEPLWRDPTGGVQLAEVHASSAWVGHKISKMQEETGVRVAFLTRLGEAILPSSQTVLQEGDLVHVMMRTDDVEKVEATFAEGPDEEGGH, encoded by the coding sequence GTGCACATCGTCATCATGGGCTGCGGGCGAGTGGGTTCCACCCTCGCCCAGACCCTGGAGCAACAGGGGCACACGGTCGCCGTGATCGACCAGGACCCCACGGCCTTCCGTCGTCTGGGCTCGGGCTTCGGCGGCCGGCGCGTCACCGGGGTCGGCTTCGACCGCGACACCCTGCGTGAGGCGGGCATCGAGGAGGCGGGGGCGTTCGCCGCCGTCTCCAGCGGTGACAACTCGAACATCATCGCCGCCCGTGTCGCCCGCGAGATGTTCGGCATCGAGAACGTGGCGGCGAGGATCTACGACCCCCGCCGCGCCGAGGTGTACCAGCGTCTGGGCATCCCGACGGTCGCCACGGTCCGCTGGACCGCCGACCAGATGCTCCGCCGGCTGCTGCCCTCCGGGGCGGAGCCGCTGTGGCGCGACCCCACCGGCGGTGTCCAGCTCGCCGAGGTGCACGCCTCGTCGGCCTGGGTGGGCCACAAGATCAGCAAGATGCAGGAGGAGACCGGCGTCCGCGTCGCGTTCCTCACCCGCCTGGGCGAGGCGATCCTGCCGTCCTCGCAGACGGTGCTGCAGGAGGGCGACCTCGTGCACGTGATGATGCGGACGGACGACGTCGAGAAGGTCGAGGCGACCTTCGCCGAGGGCCCCGACGAGGAAGGCGGTCACTGA
- a CDS encoding APC family permease, with protein MSKLTDVPKRILIGRALRSDRLGETLLPKRIALPVFASDPLSSVAYAPGEVLLVLSIAGVSAYHFSPWIAVAVVVLMFTVVASYRQNVHAYPSGGGDYEVANTNLGPKAGLTVASALLVDYVLTVAVSISSGVENLGSAVPFFVEHKVLCAIGIIVLLTVMNLRGVKESGKLFAIPTYVFVVGVFVMIAWGAYRGLVLDDTMRAPTAGLEIKPEHQGLAGFALVFLLLRAFSSGCAALTGVEAISNGVPAFRKPKSKNAATTLAAMGLLAVTMFCGIIGLAMVTKVRMAENPAADLFRDGTPVGDSYVQNPVISQVAAAVFGDGTFLFVVLAAATALVLFLAANTAYNGFPLLGSILAQDRYLPRQLHTRGDRLAFSNGIVLLAGAAVLLVWIYGADSTRLIQLYIVGVFVSFTLSQTGMVRHWNRHLRTEKDPAKRRHMVRSRAINTFGAFFTGLVLIVVLGTKFTHGAWVALLGMVIFYATMTAIRKHYDRVAAEIAAPDGPSDDVVRPSRVHSVVLISRIHRPTLRALAYAKLMRSHTLEALSVNVDPAETKALQEEWTRRGIDVPLKVLDSPYREVTRPVIEYVKGLRKESPRDAVSVIIPEYVVGHWYEHLLHNQSALRLKGRLLFTPGVMVTSVPYQLESSEVAKRRARKRQEWSAPGSVRRGPAHERPKEPSAKPSTKSSSKSSADQS; from the coding sequence GTGTCCAAACTGACCGACGTGCCCAAACGGATCCTGATCGGGCGCGCCCTGCGCAGCGACCGGCTGGGCGAAACGCTCCTGCCGAAGCGCATCGCTCTCCCCGTCTTCGCCTCCGACCCGCTCTCGTCCGTGGCGTACGCACCCGGAGAGGTGCTGCTGGTTCTCTCCATCGCGGGCGTGTCGGCCTACCACTTCAGCCCCTGGATCGCCGTCGCGGTCGTCGTGCTGATGTTCACCGTTGTGGCGTCCTACCGGCAGAACGTGCACGCGTATCCGAGCGGTGGCGGCGACTACGAGGTGGCGAACACCAACCTCGGCCCCAAGGCCGGCCTCACCGTCGCCAGCGCGCTCCTCGTCGACTACGTCCTCACCGTCGCCGTGTCGATCTCCTCCGGCGTGGAGAACCTCGGTTCGGCCGTCCCCTTCTTCGTCGAGCACAAGGTGCTGTGCGCGATCGGCATCATCGTGCTGCTCACGGTGATGAACCTGCGCGGCGTGAAGGAGTCCGGGAAACTCTTCGCGATTCCGACGTACGTCTTCGTCGTCGGCGTCTTCGTGATGATCGCCTGGGGTGCCTACCGCGGCCTCGTCCTCGACGACACGATGCGGGCGCCCACCGCCGGCCTGGAGATCAAGCCCGAGCACCAGGGCCTCGCCGGCTTCGCGCTGGTCTTCCTGCTGCTGCGGGCCTTCTCCTCCGGCTGTGCCGCCCTCACCGGTGTCGAGGCCATCTCCAACGGCGTACCCGCCTTCCGCAAGCCCAAGTCGAAGAACGCGGCCACCACGCTCGCCGCGATGGGCCTGCTCGCCGTCACCATGTTCTGCGGCATCATCGGCCTCGCCATGGTCACCAAGGTGCGGATGGCGGAGAACCCGGCGGCCGACCTGTTCCGCGACGGCACCCCGGTCGGTGACTCCTACGTCCAGAACCCGGTGATCTCCCAGGTCGCCGCGGCCGTCTTCGGCGACGGCACGTTCCTGTTCGTCGTGCTGGCCGCCGCCACCGCCCTCGTGCTGTTCCTGGCCGCCAACACCGCCTACAACGGCTTCCCGCTGCTCGGCTCGATCCTCGCCCAGGACCGCTACCTCCCGCGCCAGCTGCACACCCGCGGCGACCGTCTCGCCTTCTCCAACGGCATCGTGCTCCTCGCGGGTGCCGCCGTGCTCCTGGTGTGGATCTACGGCGCCGACTCCACGCGCCTGATCCAGCTGTACATCGTCGGGGTGTTCGTCTCCTTCACGCTCAGCCAGACGGGCATGGTCCGGCACTGGAACCGCCATCTGCGCACCGAGAAGGACCCGGCCAAGCGCCGCCACATGGTCCGCTCCCGCGCGATCAACACCTTCGGCGCGTTCTTCACCGGACTGGTCCTGATCGTCGTCCTCGGCACCAAGTTCACGCACGGTGCCTGGGTCGCCCTGCTCGGCATGGTGATCTTCTACGCGACGATGACGGCCATCCGTAAGCACTACGACCGGGTCGCCGCGGAGATCGCCGCGCCGGACGGCCCGAGCGACGACGTCGTACGGCCGTCGAGGGTCCACTCCGTGGTGCTGATCTCCAGGATCCACCGCCCCACCCTGCGCGCCCTCGCCTACGCCAAGCTGATGCGCTCCCACACCCTGGAGGCGCTCAGCGTCAACGTCGACCCGGCCGAGACCAAGGCCCTCCAGGAGGAGTGGACCCGGCGCGGCATCGACGTACCGCTGAAGGTCCTCGACTCGCCGTACCGCGAGGTCACCCGGCCGGTCATCGAGTACGTCAAGGGGCTGCGCAAGGAGTCCCCGCGCGACGCGGTGTCGGTGATCATCCCCGAGTACGTGGTCGGCCACTGGTACGAGCACCTGCTGCACAACCAGAGCGCACTCCGGCTCAAGGGCCGGCTGCTCTTCACGCCGGGCGTCATGGTGACCTCCGTGCCCTACCAGCTGGAGTCCTCCGAGGTCGCCAAGCGACGGGCGCGCAAGCGGCAGGAATGGAGCGCGCCTGGGTCGGTGCGGCGCGGGCCGGCGCACGAGCGGCCGAAGGAGCCGTCGGCCAAGCCGTCGACCAAGTCGTCGAGCAAGTCGTCGGCCGACCAGAGCTGA
- a CDS encoding class I SAM-dependent RNA methyltransferase, with protein MQAEPKKSLVGEEYEVEVGPVAHGGHCVARTSDGQVLFVRHALPGERVVVRVTDGEEGARFLRADAVSVLSASKDRVEAPCPYAGPGRCGGCDWQHAKPGAQRRLKGEVVAEQLKRLAGLTPEEAGWDGTVMPAEGDKLPPGEVPQWRTRVQYAVDADGNAGLRRHRSHVVEPIEHCMIAAAGISELGIEQRDWAGMESVDAIAATGSQDRMVILEPKPGARLPLVELDKPVSVMRVEEHDGGIHRVHGRAFVRERADGRTYRVGSGGFWQVHPMAADTLMKAVMQGLLPRKGDMALDLYCGVGLFAGALADRVGDKGAVLGIESGKRAVEDARHNLAAFDRVRIEQGKVEAVLPKTGITEVDLIVLDPPRAGAGKKTVQHMSSLGARRIAYVACDPAALARDLGYFKEGGYRVRTLRAFDLFPMTHHVECVAILEPVGKGA; from the coding sequence ATGCAGGCAGAACCGAAGAAATCGCTGGTGGGAGAGGAATACGAGGTCGAGGTCGGCCCCGTCGCCCACGGCGGCCACTGCGTCGCGCGTACCTCCGATGGTCAGGTCCTCTTCGTACGGCACGCGCTGCCCGGCGAGCGGGTCGTGGTGAGGGTGACCGACGGTGAGGAGGGCGCGCGCTTCCTGCGGGCGGACGCCGTCTCGGTCCTGTCGGCCTCCAAGGACCGCGTCGAGGCCCCCTGCCCCTACGCGGGCCCCGGCCGCTGCGGCGGCTGCGACTGGCAGCACGCCAAGCCGGGCGCCCAGCGCCGACTCAAGGGCGAGGTCGTCGCCGAACAGCTGAAGCGGCTCGCCGGCCTGACCCCGGAGGAGGCCGGCTGGGACGGCACGGTGATGCCGGCCGAGGGCGACAAGCTGCCGCCGGGCGAGGTGCCTCAGTGGCGTACGAGGGTGCAGTACGCGGTGGACGCGGACGGCAACGCCGGGCTGCGGCGCCACCGTTCGCACGTGGTCGAGCCGATCGAGCACTGCATGATCGCGGCGGCCGGCATCAGCGAGCTGGGCATCGAACAGCGCGACTGGGCCGGGATGGAGTCCGTCGACGCGATCGCCGCGACCGGATCCCAGGACCGCATGGTCATCCTGGAGCCGAAGCCGGGCGCCCGTCTGCCCCTGGTCGAGCTCGACAAGCCCGTCTCCGTCATGCGCGTCGAGGAGCACGACGGTGGCATCCACCGCGTCCACGGCCGCGCGTTCGTCCGCGAGCGCGCCGACGGCCGTACGTACCGGGTCGGCAGCGGCGGCTTCTGGCAGGTCCACCCGATGGCGGCGGACACGCTGATGAAGGCGGTCATGCAGGGCCTGCTCCCGCGCAAGGGTGACATGGCCCTCGACCTCTACTGCGGCGTCGGCCTGTTCGCGGGCGCCCTCGCCGACCGCGTCGGCGACAAGGGGGCAGTCCTCGGCATCGAGTCCGGCAAGCGTGCCGTCGAGGACGCCCGGCACAACCTCGCCGCCTTCGACCGGGTCCGGATCGAACAGGGCAAGGTCGAGGCGGTGCTGCCGAAGACAGGCATTACCGAGGTCGACCTGATCGTTCTGGACCCGCCGCGCGCCGGGGCGGGCAAGAAGACCGTCCAGCACATGTCGTCGCTGGGGGCGCGCCGGATCGCGTACGTGGCCTGCGACCCGGCCGCGCTGGCGCGGGATCTGGGGTACTTCAAGGAGGGTGGATATCGGGTGCGGACGCTGCGGGCGTTCGATCTGTTTCCGATGACCCACCATGTGGAGTGCGTGGCGATCCTTGAGCCTGTCGGCAAGGGTGCCTGA